In Lotus japonicus ecotype B-129 chromosome 5, LjGifu_v1.2, one genomic interval encodes:
- the LOC130720435 gene encoding protein RADIALIS-like 4 → MSEAQASEMDVFHKGICEWSWKENKVFELALAMVDENHPQRWEVVAALLGGKKSAGEIQKHYVILLEDLELIESGKLDQQLGEARPCLLVEGIKSLCFSDDETNM, encoded by the coding sequence ATGAGTGAGGCTCAGGCTAGTGAGATGGATGTTTTTCATAAGGGAATATGTGAGTGGAGTTGGAAGGAGAACAAGGTGTTTGAGCTGGCTCTAGCAATGGTGGATGAGAACCACCCACAAAGGTGGGAGGTGGTTGCAGCCTTGCTTggaggaaaaaagagtgcaGGGGAGATTCAAAAGCATTATGTGATTCTTTTGGAGGATTTAGAGCTTATAGAATCTGGAAAACTGGACCAACAACTGGGAGAGGCTAGGCCCTGTCTCCTTGTTGAAGGTATCAAGTCCTTATGCTTCTCTGATGATGAAACAAACATGTAA